One genomic window of [Clostridium] scindens ATCC 35704 includes the following:
- a CDS encoding ABC transporter substrate-binding protein: MKKVTLLKKGLSAVLAGTMVLGLAACASGSGGDSKDEGGDKSVTLKWQQWWAVECPEGYVQDIVDKYEKETGVKIELLSAPFADTKTQITSGASTGTVADIVSVDSSWVYDFADQGILTNQSDLMDKDGFDQDIIDSEWQVDGSTYAVPVVNFAYPMYANQDILDEAGVTELPKTWSEFEAACQKIKDAGYYPFALNLDTTSPSGIQNSYMGFAWASGIKIKDEDGNYNIADNADMKAFAEYMKGLNDKGYIYPGMSSLTEADMSSKFCSGEIAFHINSAALLTSYRKEAPDMNITGAPIPVKDDYTGDKGMCVASWALGVTEKSEHKAEAMKFIEYLLSGADGKDGSICADLAVTQSAFPNSTLAKPDYSGADEVFQDIYDMYQGGYPINEFTGMKEANTIMTDYINELVPYMDGKQDVDTFLGKVQKDIDEVYGK; this comes from the coding sequence ATGAAAAAAGTAACGTTGTTGAAAAAGGGCTTGTCGGCAGTTCTGGCGGGAACCATGGTTCTGGGGCTTGCAGCCTGCGCAAGCGGTTCTGGCGGGGATTCGAAGGACGAAGGCGGCGACAAGAGTGTGACGCTTAAGTGGCAGCAGTGGTGGGCAGTGGAATGTCCGGAAGGCTACGTGCAGGACATTGTGGACAAGTACGAAAAAGAGACTGGCGTCAAGATCGAACTGCTGAGCGCGCCGTTCGCGGATACAAAGACGCAGATTACCTCAGGAGCCAGTACCGGAACGGTAGCGGATATCGTCAGCGTAGACAGCAGCTGGGTATACGATTTCGCGGACCAGGGCATCCTGACAAATCAGTCGGATCTGATGGACAAGGATGGTTTTGACCAGGACATCATCGACAGCGAGTGGCAGGTAGACGGCTCTACATACGCGGTTCCAGTCGTTAACTTTGCTTATCCGATGTATGCGAACCAGGATATTCTGGATGAGGCCGGTGTTACAGAGCTTCCTAAGACTTGGTCCGAATTCGAGGCGGCATGCCAGAAGATTAAGGATGCGGGATACTATCCATTCGCGCTGAATCTGGATACGACATCTCCATCAGGAATCCAGAACTCCTACATGGGATTTGCGTGGGCATCCGGAATCAAGATCAAGGATGAGGACGGCAATTATAATATCGCTGACAATGCGGATATGAAAGCATTTGCAGAGTATATGAAGGGATTAAATGATAAGGGATATATCTATCCAGGCATGAGTTCTCTGACAGAGGCTGATATGTCTTCCAAGTTCTGCAGCGGCGAGATTGCGTTCCATATCAACTCTGCGGCTCTTCTTACTTCCTACCGCAAGGAAGCTCCGGACATGAACATTACAGGAGCGCCGATTCCGGTTAAGGATGACTACACAGGCGACAAGGGAATGTGCGTTGCAAGCTGGGCTCTTGGAGTAACGGAAAAGAGCGAGCACAAGGCAGAGGCTATGAAGTTTATCGAATATCTGTTAAGCGGAGCGGACGGAAAAGACGGATCCATCTGTGCAGACCTGGCAGTGACACAGTCCGCATTCCCGAACAGCACGCTTGCGAAGCCGGATTACAGTGGAGCGGATGAAGTATTCCAGGACATCTACGACATGTATCAGGGCGGCTATCCGATCAATGAGTTCACGGGCATGAAGGAAGCAAATACCATCATGACAGACTACATCAATGAACTTGTGCCATATATGGATGGCAAGCAGGATGTGGATACCTTCCTTGGCAAGGTGCAGAAAGATATTGATGAGGTATATGGCAAGTAA
- a CDS encoding carbohydrate ABC transporter permease translates to MKNKSGLKLKKQITPYLYLSPTVILMLVLLVVPICLIVKYSFQNNAIVVADPVFVGLDNYIEILADSEFVGAVKTTFIFVVVSVVAHIVLGMCFALLLNTKYFKSRTKTIARVIYVLPWVFTASVIAILWKLMLQPAGIVDYLLSFLNLATKDTEWLSNQSVALATITFVNIWCGYPFYMISILAGLQGISEDLYESSALDGATKWKSFWHITIPQLKPILISIAMLDFVWTLQSFAVIWMMTGGGPVNSTQTLSIYIYKLAFNSSQYGIASAVAVLLLIVCVVVAIFYVKQQKKARE, encoded by the coding sequence ATGAAAAACAAGAGCGGTTTAAAATTGAAAAAACAGATTACGCCATATTTATACCTGTCTCCCACAGTGATCTTAATGCTGGTCCTGCTGGTGGTCCCCATCTGCCTGATCGTGAAGTATTCCTTCCAGAATAATGCGATCGTAGTGGCCGACCCTGTATTCGTAGGGCTGGATAATTATATAGAAATCCTGGCAGACAGCGAGTTCGTGGGCGCAGTCAAGACCACGTTTATCTTCGTGGTAGTGAGCGTCGTGGCCCATATTGTCCTGGGGATGTGCTTCGCGCTTCTCCTGAACACGAAGTATTTCAAATCAAGGACGAAGACCATTGCCAGAGTCATCTATGTCCTTCCATGGGTATTCACGGCATCGGTAATTGCGATTTTGTGGAAATTGATGCTGCAGCCCGCCGGGATCGTGGATTATCTGCTTTCCTTCCTGAATCTGGCCACAAAGGATACGGAGTGGCTGAGCAATCAGAGTGTTGCGCTGGCGACCATTACCTTTGTCAATATCTGGTGCGGATACCCATTTTACATGATCAGCATTCTGGCCGGATTGCAGGGCATATCGGAGGATCTGTATGAAAGTTCCGCGCTTGACGGGGCCACAAAATGGAAATCCTTCTGGCATATCACGATTCCCCAGCTTAAGCCTATCCTGATCAGCATCGCCATGCTTGACTTTGTGTGGACGCTTCAGTCTTTTGCGGTTATCTGGATGATGACAGGAGGAGGGCCGGTCAATTCGACGCAGACGCTCAGCATCTACATCTACAAGCTGGCATTTAACAGCAGCCAGTATGGCATTGCATCCGCGGTGGCGGTGCTTCTGCTGATCGTATGCGTGGTCGTAGCCATTTTCTATGTCAAGCAGCAAAAGAAAGCGAGGGAATAG
- a CDS encoding carbohydrate ABC transporter permease: protein MVGSYKKPIKVILSILLILGGAFAGFPVLWMFISSLKSNTEIFSWPPTFIDKSFSLRSYIEILTDAEKVRYFLNSYFVSAVVVVLTLVIGILAAYAFSRFDFPLKGLINTLIVSVQAVPPIVLLIPYLSLIVALKLFNTYWALILTYLVFTLPYCILMITGYFNTLSTDLDEAVMIDGGSRMKALWKILVPVSVPGLVSVGMYTFMQAWNEYLFALALTQTTNMRTVPIGINMLMGQHTYDWSQMMAMSFLGSLPVLILFIFFQKYFIAGMSSGAVKG, encoded by the coding sequence ATGGTAGGAAGTTACAAGAAGCCGATTAAGGTGATTTTGAGTATTTTACTGATTCTGGGCGGAGCCTTCGCGGGATTTCCGGTTTTATGGATGTTCATATCATCTTTAAAGTCTAACACGGAGATATTCTCCTGGCCGCCGACCTTTATTGACAAATCATTCAGCCTGCGTTCCTATATCGAGATTCTGACGGATGCGGAAAAGGTCCGGTATTTCCTGAACAGTTACTTTGTATCAGCAGTCGTAGTGGTGCTGACGCTGGTGATCGGGATTCTGGCCGCTTATGCGTTCAGCCGGTTTGATTTCCCGTTAAAGGGACTGATCAATACGCTGATCGTAAGCGTGCAGGCGGTTCCCCCGATCGTGCTTTTGATTCCGTATCTAAGCCTGATCGTGGCGCTGAAACTGTTTAATACATATTGGGCCCTGATTCTGACCTATCTGGTATTCACGCTGCCGTACTGCATCCTGATGATCACCGGATATTTCAACACGCTTTCTACGGATCTGGATGAAGCCGTCATGATCGACGGAGGATCCCGCATGAAAGCGCTGTGGAAGATTCTGGTTCCGGTGTCCGTGCCTGGCCTGGTATCCGTTGGAATGTACACCTTCATGCAGGCATGGAATGAGTACCTGTTTGCCCTGGCCCTGACCCAGACCACCAATATGCGTACGGTGCCCATCGGCATCAACATGCTGATGGGGCAGCATACCTACGACTGGAGCCAGATGATGGCGATGAGTTTCTTAGGCTCTCTTCCGGTATTGATTCTGTTCATCTTCTTCCAGAAATACTTTATCGCCGGAATGTCATCGGGAGCGGTAAAAGGATAA
- a CDS encoding ADP-dependent glucokinase/phosphofructokinase has product MGEKIALGFHTCVDFEMTWDAKVVEQMIREFDVRDADLVDGDIPIDSVRALLISSLWHMKRGMGCELVPDTNQICLDFANRFQYRVTIGGTATRAAMAISKLGYESAIQLCCFNRYMKELLPKEIHYMVGVQHEREEVYPHVILSYQGGVRIRANDIDFTTPRENRVMFSRDIDSLLIEVSEDYAPMIQDAEAFLLSCFSEILDEEILEDRMDRTRRLLGTLPKDAIVVMEDGCYIRKDFRVYVHQALRDVVDVLSMNEDELQEYIQRRIDILNVEEVLDAVREVYEKVKVPTLLVHSAAWALTYGEDARKYERALEGGITMAATRFWRGDDFGRKEYEETGRLAAKEEGKRFRQEIEERAGEAVCCVPCKDLRFVENPTVVGLGDFFAGGLLPQLTKDRRI; this is encoded by the coding sequence ATGGGTGAAAAGATAGCATTAGGGTTCCACACTTGCGTTGATTTTGAAATGACTTGGGACGCAAAGGTGGTGGAGCAGATGATCCGGGAGTTTGACGTCCGGGATGCCGATCTTGTAGACGGCGATATTCCAATTGACTCGGTGCGGGCGCTTCTCATATCCAGCCTGTGGCATATGAAGCGGGGAATGGGATGCGAGCTGGTGCCCGACACGAACCAGATCTGCCTGGACTTCGCTAATCGGTTCCAGTACCGCGTCACCATCGGCGGCACGGCGACACGCGCCGCGATGGCGATCAGCAAGCTGGGGTACGAGAGCGCGATCCAGTTATGCTGCTTCAACCGTTATATGAAGGAACTTCTGCCAAAAGAGATCCATTATATGGTAGGTGTTCAGCATGAGAGGGAAGAAGTCTATCCTCATGTCATCCTGTCCTATCAGGGCGGGGTGCGTATCCGGGCAAATGACATTGATTTTACGACGCCCCGGGAGAACCGGGTGATGTTTTCCCGGGATATCGACAGCCTGCTGATAGAAGTTTCTGAAGATTACGCGCCGATGATACAGGATGCGGAAGCATTCCTCTTATCCTGCTTCAGCGAGATCCTGGATGAGGAGATTCTGGAAGACCGCATGGATCGGACCCGGAGACTCCTTGGGACGCTTCCCAAGGACGCCATCGTCGTGATGGAGGATGGATGCTATATTCGCAAGGATTTCCGCGTCTATGTGCATCAGGCGCTGCGGGACGTGGTGGACGTTCTGAGTATGAACGAGGACGAACTGCAGGAATACATCCAGCGCAGGATCGACATTCTGAATGTGGAAGAGGTTCTGGATGCGGTAAGAGAGGTGTATGAGAAGGTGAAGGTTCCGACGCTTCTGGTCCATTCGGCCGCCTGGGCGCTGACCTATGGGGAAGATGCCAGAAAGTATGAGCGCGCCCTGGAAGGCGGCATCACGATGGCAGCCACCCGCTTCTGGCGCGGGGATGATTTTGGAAGAAAGGAGTATGAGGAGACGGGGCGGCTGGCGGCAAAGGAAGAGGGAAAAAGATTCCGTCAGGAGATTGAGGAGCGGGCAGGGGAGGCGGTCTGCTGTGTTCCCTGCAAGGACTTACGTTTCGTGGAGAATCCGACGGTGGTCGGCCTGGGCGACTTCTTCGCGGGCGGCCTGCTTCCGCAGCTGACTAAGGACCGGCGCATATAG
- a CDS encoding class II fructose-bisphosphate aldolase, whose product MYERVENILKMAEESNTSAIAFICMDDTMARSVVCAAEATNTPAIIMLYPEHVTIQKTCNLSGFAAMVEEMAKEAKVPIGLHADHDYTYDAIINTVNKGFRSVMMDGSMNDLDTNIALTKKVVDKAHELGAIVEGEIGHVGIAANADNNKEDLYTKADAAEKFCRETCADSLAISIGNAHGEYKDTPNLDIARLEEIHAAVNVPLVLHGGSGIPDEQLLIAFSKGIRKFNLGTEFLGRYYDAVAEFVKENAKNPDPVKIINLPEYARARLVPYLEERMKTLCRF is encoded by the coding sequence ATGTACGAGAGAGTGGAAAATATTTTAAAAATGGCAGAGGAGAGCAACACTTCAGCCATAGCATTTATATGTATGGATGATACGATGGCAAGATCCGTCGTATGCGCGGCGGAGGCGACGAATACGCCGGCGATCATCATGCTCTATCCGGAGCATGTCACGATCCAGAAGACCTGTAACCTCAGCGGATTCGCAGCCATGGTAGAGGAGATGGCCAAAGAGGCCAAAGTTCCCATCGGCTTGCATGCGGATCATGATTATACCTATGACGCGATCATCAACACGGTCAATAAGGGATTCCGTTCGGTCATGATGGATGGCTCCATGAATGATCTGGATACGAATATTGCCCTTACCAAGAAAGTCGTAGACAAGGCGCATGAACTGGGGGCCATCGTGGAAGGAGAGATCGGGCACGTAGGTATCGCGGCAAATGCGGATAACAACAAGGAGGACCTATATACCAAGGCGGATGCCGCGGAAAAGTTCTGCCGGGAGACATGCGCGGATTCTCTGGCAATCTCCATCGGAAACGCCCATGGAGAGTATAAGGATACGCCGAACCTGGACATCGCAAGGCTGGAAGAGATTCACGCAGCCGTGAATGTCCCGCTGGTACTCCATGGCGGCAGCGGTATTCCGGATGAACAACTCTTGATTGCATTTTCAAAAGGAATCCGCAAGTTTAATCTGGGAACAGAATTCCTGGGAAGATACTATGACGCGGTGGCAGAGTTCGTAAAAGAAAACGCCAAGAACCCGGATCCAGTAAAGATCATCAACCTGCCGGAATACGCAAGGGCGCGTCTTGTGCCATATCTGGAAGAAAGAATGAAGACCCTTTGCAGGTTCTAA
- a CDS encoding MurR/RpiR family transcriptional regulator: MSEKSVIDNIQKHYREFSPTERKVADCVLRHPNQVTEYTVKELAMASGVSEATVVRMCQHAGYTGYWPFRTMLARDMGMMGREEKRDNDQANIVAGIFRKYADIMQNLSSKIDLDAMSTCARLIDNCHEVHVIAAGDTGTLAKHMGFCLGRIGIKATYSGLADYYLNTINLADENDVLIAISKSGITKTVIQGAELAKEKGLKVIAITEYGNSKLGELADHVLLSKGDSSRFDYYKNYNHLSETAVIEALLELVKNVDKIVEKRADQLEFMLSEAKL, encoded by the coding sequence ATGAGTGAAAAAAGCGTAATCGATAATATACAGAAGCACTATCGCGAATTCTCGCCTACAGAGCGGAAGGTAGCGGATTGTGTATTAAGACATCCAAATCAGGTAACAGAATATACGGTCAAGGAACTGGCTATGGCAAGCGGGGTAAGCGAGGCGACCGTCGTGCGGATGTGCCAGCATGCGGGATACACCGGCTACTGGCCGTTCCGTACCATGCTGGCCCGCGATATGGGAATGATGGGAAGAGAAGAAAAAAGGGATAATGACCAGGCCAATATCGTGGCCGGCATATTCCGGAAATATGCGGATATCATGCAGAATCTCAGCAGCAAGATCGATCTGGATGCCATGAGCACATGCGCCAGGCTTATTGACAATTGCCATGAGGTGCATGTGATCGCGGCGGGAGATACAGGAACCCTGGCGAAGCATATGGGATTCTGTCTGGGCAGGATCGGGATCAAGGCGACTTACAGCGGACTTGCGGATTATTATCTGAATACCATCAACCTTGCCGATGAGAATGACGTGCTGATCGCCATATCAAAGTCGGGGATAACCAAGACGGTCATTCAGGGAGCCGAACTTGCGAAGGAAAAGGGGCTGAAGGTGATCGCCATTACAGAATACGGCAACTCGAAGCTGGGAGAATTGGCAGATCACGTCCTTCTTTCCAAAGGGGATTCCTCCCGCTTTGATTATTATAAGAACTATAATCACTTAAGCGAGACGGCGGTGATCGAGGCGCTTCTGGAACTGGTCAAGAACGTGGACAAGATCGTGGAGAAACGTGCGGACCAACTGGAGTTTATGCTCTCAGA